The Blastopirellula marina genomic sequence GCCTCGGTCTACAGCCAAGGCAACATGGGGGGCATGTCGAATCCAATGACCAGCAGCGGCGGCTCCTCGCAGTCGGCCGAACAATTTCAGGCCGATTGGGACGAAGCCCAAGTTTACCTTCGCCAAAACGACCTGGTCGAAGCGACCCGGCGGCTGACCCCGTGGCGAAATCGACCGGAGCTGAATCCTTCGCAAAAGGAAATGCTGAACCTGCTGCTGAGCCAGTTGGCCGGTACGGTGGTTTACTCAACGCAGCACTCGCTCGAAGAACCCTACACCGTGGGCAGCGGCGAAACGCTTGGCAGCATTGCTCAGCAGTTTCAAGTTCCTGAGATCCTGCTGCAGCGGATCAATGGCATTGCCGACCCCAACAGTTTGACGCCTGGTCAGAAGCTGAAAGTGCTACGTGGTCCCTTCAATGCGAAGGTCGACATGACGCACAATGAACTCACGCTGGAAATCGATGGCTGCTACGCCGGGCGGTTCCCCATCACTATCGAGAATGGCGCGGTCATTCCGGCTGGTGTACATGAAGTGCTGCGGAAGGAAGCCAACCCGCAGTTCTACGACGAACAGGCCCAAAAGATCCTGACTGCCTCCGATCCGGCGAATCCGTACGGTGGCCACGCAGTGCATCTGGACGGCGGCATCGTCTTGCACGGCAGTGGCGGCCCAGGCGGCTCGATCAGCATGAGTTCGCGCGATTCGGAAGATATCTACGGGATTCTTTCGATCGGCTCGAAGGTAACCGTTCGCCGATAATTTGATTGCAGCCACCATCGCGGATAGCTTACGGTAAAGAGGTGCCATGTTGGCACCTCTTTTCGATGGGGCCCTTATGTCGGAATCGGCGACAACTCAAAGCACCTTATTAACCATACGCTGCTCTTGGGCGTTGCGGTGGTCCTTACGTGCCTTCCTCGTTTTGATCGCGATGATAGCGATCGGAATGGGTTGGATCAGCTATCAGATGCGGATGGGTCAGATGCACGACCGCATTGCCAAGAGGATTTCCACCCAAGGGGCAGTCGTCCGGTGGAAGCTGGAACGACAGGTTCCCGTTCAGCATTCGCCAGGAATAGCTGGAGTTAATTTTGCTTCCGCTTTCGTTAAGCAAAAAGGGGGACCTGACTGGATGAAACGCCTGGGAGCCGAATCGGCATTCCAGCGAATTGAATACATTTACTTTCGCGGTCACTCCGCGAAACAACTAGATGCGCTGCTTGAGGAAATTGAGCCGCTCGGCAGACTCAAAGGATTCAGCACCGACGGTGTTCCTGTTTCGGAAGCCCAGGTCGAGCGAATTCTAAACACGCTTGAAATCGAATCGCTGGGTATCTCCGAGACGTCGATCGGACGACGGCCGATGCCTTTCCTGCGTGATAGCAAACTTACCTGGCTGAGCTTTCATCGAACGCAGCTTTCCGATGTCGCCCTGGATGATCTTCCCGAAACGCTCACTTACTTCGATGCAACCAGGACAAGGATTACCGACGAAGGATTACCGAAATTCGCAAGACTTAAAAATCTAAACACATTGATCCTGCGAAGAACACCAACCAGTCGTGAAGCGATTGAAAAGCTTCAAAGCGAAATGCCGTGGTGTGAGATCCGCTGGGCACCACTGACAAAACCATGAGTGCTTCGGAAGCCACCCACGAAACGAGCGTCACTGAAGCGACGCACTCCAAACGCCCC encodes the following:
- a CDS encoding LysM peptidoglycan-binding domain-containing protein produces the protein METIKTACMVIVLMAIGYGVYTVLNQPEDVPPEVADAGESMDLSLPDFSQMAMPGGSSATSPASPMGTSSTAPKFDDKGFASGRLTAPQLGQSSGNVPTFDRSIPHESEELTRAAEEAALAGASELPPLGSSAPGNPANAMASSEAPIPTSPDTSRTELASVYSQGNMGGMSNPMTSSGGSSQSAEQFQADWDEAQVYLRQNDLVEATRRLTPWRNRPELNPSQKEMLNLLLSQLAGTVVYSTQHSLEEPYTVGSGETLGSIAQQFQVPEILLQRINGIADPNSLTPGQKLKVLRGPFNAKVDMTHNELTLEIDGCYAGRFPITIENGAVIPAGVHEVLRKEANPQFYDEQAQKILTASDPANPYGGHAVHLDGGIVLHGSGGPGGSISMSSRDSEDIYGILSIGSKVTVRR